Proteins encoded in a region of the Bradyrhizobium sp. CB3481 genome:
- a CDS encoding DegT/DnrJ/EryC1/StrS family aminotransferase — MDNGQNKAGVEAFLPIARPATGPEEIEAVRKVLESGWLTQGPFVAEFEKAFASRHGVKHAFAVTSCTSALHLALVVLGIGPGDEVLVPAFTWVATANVVVHCGAKPVFVDINPGSFNLNPDAVSAALTERTKAVIAVHLFGRIAPMDELRAILPEGIPIVEDAACAIGASYSGRPAGSLGEIGCFSLHPRKVVTCGEGGVVTTNDDELAQLIDTYRNHGASVSEEVRHRGGRPWELPAFKVFGFNYRMTDIQAAIAQVQLRKLDRFIDERRQLADHYDARLQSIDWIRAPERPDHAGHSLQAYVATIDPLRAPVSRNRALAVLQEKKIGARPGTHAVVALEAYRREFGVDPQRFPGAMAAEAQSIALPLHNEMGCADVDRVVEALEKAE; from the coding sequence GGTGTGGAAGCCTTTCTTCCAATTGCGAGACCGGCAACCGGTCCGGAAGAGATCGAGGCCGTTAGGAAGGTTCTCGAAAGTGGATGGCTCACCCAGGGCCCATTCGTGGCTGAGTTCGAAAAGGCGTTCGCTTCCCGACATGGTGTCAAGCATGCGTTCGCCGTGACCTCGTGTACGTCGGCGTTGCACCTTGCGCTTGTCGTGCTGGGCATCGGGCCGGGAGACGAGGTGCTGGTCCCCGCCTTCACCTGGGTTGCCACTGCCAACGTCGTTGTGCACTGCGGAGCAAAGCCGGTCTTCGTGGACATCAATCCCGGCAGTTTTAACCTGAATCCAGACGCGGTCAGTGCAGCTCTAACTGAGCGGACTAAGGCCGTGATAGCCGTGCACCTGTTCGGCCGGATAGCTCCCATGGACGAACTGCGCGCGATTCTTCCTGAGGGTATTCCGATTGTTGAGGACGCCGCTTGCGCGATCGGGGCTTCGTATAGCGGCCGGCCGGCTGGCTCGTTGGGAGAAATAGGCTGCTTTTCCCTGCACCCGCGCAAGGTCGTGACATGCGGGGAAGGGGGCGTGGTCACTACGAACGACGATGAACTTGCACAGCTCATCGATACCTATCGGAACCACGGCGCAAGCGTTTCCGAGGAAGTACGGCACCGTGGCGGCCGGCCCTGGGAGCTTCCCGCGTTCAAGGTGTTCGGATTCAATTATAGAATGACAGATATCCAGGCAGCTATTGCGCAGGTTCAGCTGCGCAAGCTGGACCGCTTCATCGATGAGAGGCGCCAACTTGCCGATCACTATGATGCCCGTCTTCAGTCGATCGATTGGATTAGGGCACCGGAGCGGCCGGATCATGCTGGACATTCGCTTCAGGCCTATGTCGCCACGATCGACCCTCTGCGTGCGCCTGTATCAAGAAATCGCGCTTTGGCAGTACTTCAGGAAAAGAAAATCGGCGCGCGTCCCGGAACCCACGCGGTTGTGGCGCTCGAAGCGTACCGGAGGGAGTTCGGGGTGGATCCGCAGCGCTTTCCCGGTGCTATGGCCGCGGAGGCCCAGTCCATTGCCTTGCCGCTTCATAATGAAATGGGGTGTGCTGATGTCGATCGGGTAGTGGAAGCGCTGGAGAAAGCTGAATGA
- a CDS encoding class I SAM-dependent methyltransferase: MNADLIQRLFGRPLPLEGGTLDLGHRQLVMQNGILRGGEVGDAGQAQTAETFGFKWDRTESYQSEHLRQKTKTWLIERYGDLLEQLGARDHAPLLLDAGCGSGFTASLLFGERLRGTAYVGADISTAIELARDTIRGLAGESLFLQCDLMELPFPKESFDLVYSEGVLHHTPSTEAAIQKTAALVRPGGLYAIYVYARKAPVREFTDDYIRSVLVNIPPQKAWEEIRPLTLLGKTLGDLHVKVDVPQNVDLLGIPKGEIDLQRLFYWYVCKMFYDEKLTLEEMNHINFDWFAPRYSHRQTPDQVRAWCESAGLRIERMKVEEAGITVVARRPVN; this comes from the coding sequence ATGAACGCTGACCTCATTCAAAGGCTTTTCGGGCGACCACTACCTCTTGAGGGGGGCACGTTAGATTTGGGTCATCGGCAGCTGGTCATGCAGAATGGCATTCTTCGTGGCGGCGAAGTCGGGGATGCAGGCCAGGCCCAGACGGCCGAGACATTCGGGTTTAAGTGGGACCGGACCGAGAGCTATCAATCCGAGCATCTTAGGCAGAAGACCAAAACGTGGTTGATCGAGCGCTATGGAGACCTCCTGGAACAACTTGGCGCGAGAGATCACGCGCCGCTCTTGCTCGATGCAGGTTGCGGATCCGGCTTTACGGCAAGCTTGCTGTTCGGAGAGAGGCTTCGTGGTACGGCCTATGTGGGGGCCGATATTTCGACGGCCATCGAATTAGCCCGCGATACAATCCGAGGACTGGCCGGTGAAAGTCTGTTCCTCCAGTGCGACCTGATGGAACTGCCGTTTCCAAAGGAAAGCTTCGATCTCGTGTATTCGGAGGGGGTGTTACATCACACACCGTCGACCGAAGCTGCGATTCAGAAGACGGCCGCGCTAGTCCGGCCCGGTGGGCTCTATGCCATCTACGTCTATGCGCGAAAGGCACCGGTTCGAGAGTTCACCGACGATTACATTCGCTCCGTGTTGGTCAACATTCCTCCTCAGAAGGCCTGGGAGGAAATTCGTCCTCTTACACTGTTGGGCAAGACCCTTGGTGACCTCCACGTCAAGGTCGATGTTCCTCAGAATGTGGATCTGCTCGGAATCCCAAAGGGTGAAATCGATCTTCAGCGGTTGTTCTATTGGTATGTCTGCAAGATGTTCTACGATGAAAAGCTCACCCTTGAAGAGATGAATCACATCAACTTCGATTGGTTTGCGCCGCGCTATTCGCATCGACAGACCCCTGACCAGGTTCGCGCATGGTGCGAAAGCGCTGGTCTTCGCATCGAGCGTATGAAAGTTGAAGAGGCCGGCATCACCGTGGTCGCACGGCGGCCCGTGAACTAG
- the asnB gene encoding asparagine synthase (glutamine-hydrolyzing), which translates to MDGRPVDRAVIGAMRDAIAHRGPDGAGLFLDRSFGVGHRRLAIIDLRDVAGQPMSSPDGRWTIAYNGEIYNFRELRADFEKRGWQFRTRSDTEVLLAGIATIGVQETALRLNGMAAFAVWDRQERRLFLVRDRFGTKPLYVWRKPGVLAFASEIKAFCRHPDFSVRVNAAALREYFTFQNLFRDHTLFTGVEHVPPASILIVDRHGERIERYWDFDFSNTVDVDEAESVTALKRLMGEAVERQLVSDVPVGAYLSGGIDSGSIVALAANQIPRLQTFTAGFELSKTEGIEASFDERRAAELMAYSFKTEHYEQVINSGDLHWSLARVVWHLEDLRLGMSYPNYYIARLASKFVKVCLSGAGGDELFGGYPWRYYRVFRSLDKQHFLENYYQFWQRLTTGEERREMFGAAADDEGEMFDVFSGVFANTGNVGFDTPEQQISASLYFECRTFLTGLLTVGDRLSMANGLEERFPFLDNELVDFAMRLPIRHKLSDLEHMLQIDEDALKKKLLAQEAFSSGKSCLRQAMSQIVPAEVMERRKQGFSAPEASWYRGENAQFVREMLEPRKLACTEFINPKFIVRTVNEHLSGKFNHRLLIWSLLCFEQWCRTFLGLQEAAA; encoded by the coding sequence TTGGACGGCCGTCCCGTGGACAGGGCAGTAATCGGCGCCATGCGGGACGCGATCGCGCATAGAGGCCCAGACGGGGCAGGGCTCTTTCTCGACCGCTCGTTTGGCGTTGGGCACCGGCGCCTCGCGATCATTGACCTCCGGGACGTCGCGGGTCAGCCCATGAGTTCTCCCGATGGTCGATGGACAATCGCCTACAATGGAGAGATCTATAATTTCCGCGAACTTCGAGCCGATTTCGAAAAGAGAGGTTGGCAGTTTAGGACGCGTTCCGATACCGAAGTCCTTCTCGCGGGGATAGCGACAATTGGCGTGCAAGAGACCGCTCTCCGTCTTAATGGTATGGCGGCGTTCGCGGTCTGGGACCGACAAGAGAGGCGGTTGTTTCTTGTCCGGGATCGGTTCGGGACAAAGCCGCTCTATGTTTGGCGCAAGCCCGGCGTGCTGGCGTTTGCTTCGGAAATCAAGGCTTTCTGCCGTCATCCCGATTTCAGCGTGAGAGTCAACGCGGCTGCCTTACGCGAATATTTCACCTTCCAAAACCTGTTCCGGGATCACACCCTGTTCACTGGGGTGGAGCATGTTCCGCCGGCTTCGATTCTGATCGTCGACCGACATGGTGAGCGGATCGAGAGATACTGGGACTTCGATTTTTCAAACACCGTCGACGTGGACGAAGCCGAGAGCGTAACGGCGCTCAAGCGCTTGATGGGCGAGGCGGTCGAACGACAGCTCGTCTCCGACGTCCCCGTCGGGGCTTATTTGTCTGGCGGCATAGACTCCGGATCCATCGTCGCCCTTGCCGCCAATCAAATCCCGCGCTTGCAGACATTTACGGCGGGATTTGAGCTGTCAAAGACAGAAGGCATTGAAGCAAGCTTTGACGAGCGCCGTGCGGCAGAACTTATGGCGTACTCTTTCAAGACTGAGCACTATGAACAGGTCATAAATTCCGGCGATCTCCATTGGTCGCTAGCGCGCGTGGTCTGGCATCTCGAGGACCTGCGTCTGGGAATGAGCTACCCGAATTATTACATCGCTCGACTGGCTTCGAAGTTCGTCAAGGTTTGCCTATCGGGCGCAGGCGGCGACGAACTCTTCGGCGGCTATCCATGGCGCTACTATCGGGTTTTCCGGTCATTGGACAAACAGCATTTCCTGGAGAACTACTATCAGTTCTGGCAGCGGCTGACGACGGGGGAGGAACGGCGTGAGATGTTCGGCGCCGCTGCGGACGATGAAGGCGAGATGTTCGATGTGTTCTCGGGTGTATTCGCCAACACTGGCAACGTTGGCTTCGACACGCCTGAGCAACAAATCTCGGCCTCGCTATATTTCGAGTGCCGCACCTTTCTTACGGGTTTGCTAACGGTGGGAGATCGGCTCTCGATGGCCAATGGGCTCGAAGAGCGTTTTCCTTTTCTCGACAACGAGCTCGTCGATTTTGCCATGCGGCTGCCGATTCGACATAAGCTATCGGATCTGGAGCACATGCTCCAGATAGACGAGGATGCGTTGAAAAAGAAGCTCCTTGCCCAGGAGGCTTTCTCGAGCGGAAAGAGCTGCCTGCGGCAAGCCATGTCGCAGATCGTGCCAGCCGAAGTCATGGAACGCAGGAAGCAAGGCTTCTCGGCGCCCGAGGCCTCTTGGTATCGCGGCGAGAATGCTCAGTTTGTCCGCGAGATGCTGGAACCGCGCAAGCTGGCATGCACCGAATTCATCAATCCGAAGTTCATCGTCAGGACGGTGAATGAACACCTTTCCGGCAAATTCAATCATCGTCTATTGATCTGGTCGCTATTGTGTTTTGAGCAATGGTGCCGAACCTTCCTTGGCCTGCAGGAGGCTGCGGCTTGA
- a CDS encoding GNAT family N-acetyltransferase, whose translation MSAEDCQDVVVRALEMPEDAAAYARFLELSAAATVYHSAPYRDLVLRSTQGRARYGLAWRGTEVIGALPLMVMDGPLGPVANSLPFFGSHGDLLTGDAGAAAALQQWFRNQMEQDDMAAATIISNPFDAAPQANWQDSTLVDERIGQWTPLTDESGEPLDFHSAIDGSARRNLVKAQAERVSVEVDNTALDFLAVCHRQNMAEIGGRTKPAAFFSALPSVMNAGRDYRIYLAKRNGSPIAALLVFLFKHFVEYIMPVTAPGNREYQPTAALIFRAMQESQSEGRRIWNWGGTWTSQTGVYRFKRKWGATEKRYAYHTYVRDSRVLSQSAEALTAGYPYFFVVPFSGLTKVGVVA comes from the coding sequence TTGAGCGCCGAGGATTGCCAAGATGTGGTGGTGCGGGCGTTGGAAATGCCCGAGGACGCGGCCGCATATGCGCGCTTCCTGGAGCTCTCCGCTGCCGCAACTGTCTATCATTCGGCTCCCTATCGCGATCTCGTGCTCCGCTCCACCCAAGGCCGGGCGCGATATGGGTTGGCATGGCGCGGAACGGAAGTCATCGGGGCGTTACCGCTCATGGTCATGGATGGCCCACTTGGGCCGGTGGCGAACTCACTGCCGTTTTTCGGTAGTCACGGCGACCTGCTGACAGGCGACGCTGGTGCGGCCGCAGCTCTGCAGCAATGGTTTCGCAATCAGATGGAGCAGGACGACATGGCTGCTGCCACCATCATCTCCAACCCGTTCGACGCTGCACCGCAGGCGAACTGGCAAGATTCGACGCTCGTCGACGAGAGGATTGGCCAATGGACGCCGCTTACCGATGAAAGCGGGGAGCCACTCGACTTTCACAGCGCCATCGATGGCTCCGCGCGGCGAAACCTTGTCAAAGCGCAGGCCGAACGGGTTTCGGTTGAGGTCGACAACACCGCTTTGGACTTCCTGGCCGTGTGTCACAGGCAGAACATGGCCGAGATCGGCGGGCGAACCAAGCCGGCAGCGTTCTTCTCGGCGCTGCCGTCCGTCATGAATGCCGGGCGCGACTATCGCATTTATCTGGCGAAGCGTAACGGCAGTCCGATCGCCGCTCTCCTTGTATTCCTGTTCAAGCACTTCGTGGAATACATCATGCCGGTGACCGCACCGGGTAACCGAGAATACCAGCCGACCGCCGCTCTCATTTTCCGCGCGATGCAGGAATCGCAATCAGAGGGGCGCCGGATCTGGAATTGGGGTGGGACCTGGACCAGCCAAACGGGGGTCTACAGGTTCAAGAGAAAATGGGGCGCGACGGAGAAGCGATATGCCTATCACACATACGTCCGTGATAGCCGTGTACTCAGTCAATCCGCTGAGGCGCTGACCGCCGGCTACCCCTATTTTTTTGTGGTGCCCTTCTCAGGCTTGACGAAGGTTGGAGTGGTCGCATGA
- a CDS encoding formyltransferase family protein: MKRLISEGYDVSGVYVTDPERWPKVASTVSYAREVGLPVRILRREDLLTPPDELRDAQCLSVGFGFILPKAFLAHVRICLNVHGTLLPKYPGARSLNWLLANGEQDSGVTVHIVDEGVDTGPIVLQRAFRLSNFESSASLLRKTLEFEPDVVVDALRRFEREGLSCAAPQSPLQAARFPDRAPTHSEIDPEKPLAGLFNEIRAADPDRFPAYFYVDGQKVCIRLWRPDKPADEWDLI, from the coding sequence TTGAAGCGGCTGATCTCGGAGGGCTACGATGTCTCCGGCGTTTACGTAACCGACCCCGAGCGCTGGCCGAAGGTCGCGTCGACCGTGAGCTACGCCAGAGAGGTCGGTCTGCCGGTTCGCATCCTTCGGCGCGAGGATCTTTTGACGCCTCCCGACGAATTGCGAGACGCCCAATGTCTTTCTGTAGGGTTTGGTTTCATCCTGCCCAAGGCATTCCTTGCACACGTCCGGATATGTCTGAATGTTCATGGAACGTTGCTGCCCAAATATCCCGGCGCGAGGTCGCTGAACTGGCTGCTTGCGAATGGCGAGCAAGATAGTGGCGTAACCGTGCACATTGTCGATGAGGGTGTCGACACAGGACCCATTGTCCTGCAGCGCGCATTCAGACTCTCAAATTTCGAGAGCTCTGCGAGTCTCTTGCGCAAAACGCTCGAGTTCGAGCCGGATGTTGTTGTTGACGCGCTGCGACGCTTTGAGCGAGAGGGACTGTCCTGCGCTGCTCCACAGTCTCCGCTCCAGGCCGCTCGTTTTCCGGACCGTGCGCCAACGCATTCTGAAATCGATCCGGAAAAGCCGCTTGCGGGCCTGTTCAATGAGATTCGGGCGGCGGATCCGGATCGCTTTCCGGCCTATTTTTACGTTGACGGCCAGAAGGTCTGTATCAGGCTGTGGCGGCCGGACAAGCCGGCGGACGAGTGGGATCTGATTTGA
- a CDS encoding radical SAM/SPASM domain-containing protein, whose protein sequence is MRSNRVFNMVRSRLFGTAPKSAATPVAAEDNAAEQERARHEASLKATYSNGSLPGKFSINLGAAPCNHSCRFCPQSVHKPRRASWLDLDLLRKVASEMPEEGMEINISSYSETLAAPNLLSAIRLLKEVRPKLRIAMATNGSLMREDVVVGLIDAGLDHYSYSFDAPDRQSYERLMQVDHFDRVWKNLDRIVDLRNARNSKMLITTHIMGFEEFRQSYEEFKAYWEKRVNLVYWREVGNWGGETWGLEEKLAEGGFTVPRAAQKFPRVPCTSIFMHFKLQHDGRYAPCVAAVPDYLPSEERHKVAYIGDAREITFMEAWQRLSDMRQAHLRGEWDRYECCSSCNIWGLFTNGWEDRGVNLPDRPRFHVPGIEIAQ, encoded by the coding sequence ATGCGCAGCAATCGTGTATTCAATATGGTCAGGTCGCGATTATTTGGAACGGCGCCCAAGAGCGCCGCAACACCCGTGGCGGCTGAGGACAATGCCGCCGAGCAAGAGCGAGCGCGTCACGAAGCTTCGTTGAAAGCAACTTATTCGAATGGTTCCTTGCCAGGCAAGTTCTCGATCAATCTCGGGGCCGCTCCCTGCAACCATTCTTGCCGCTTTTGCCCGCAATCGGTTCACAAGCCGAGGCGAGCCTCCTGGCTCGATCTGGATTTGTTGCGCAAGGTCGCAAGTGAAATGCCGGAAGAGGGGATGGAAATCAATATTTCCTCGTACTCCGAAACCCTTGCCGCTCCGAACCTGCTTTCGGCCATCCGTTTGCTCAAGGAAGTTCGTCCAAAGCTCAGGATTGCCATGGCGACAAACGGTTCGCTGATGCGTGAAGATGTGGTCGTGGGCCTGATCGATGCGGGACTGGACCACTATTCGTACAGTTTTGATGCCCCGGACCGGCAATCCTACGAGCGGCTGATGCAAGTCGACCACTTCGACAGGGTTTGGAAGAATCTGGATCGCATTGTGGATTTGCGGAACGCGCGAAACTCGAAAATGCTCATTACGACGCACATCATGGGCTTCGAGGAGTTCCGGCAGTCATACGAGGAGTTCAAGGCCTACTGGGAGAAGCGGGTCAATTTGGTCTATTGGCGCGAGGTTGGAAACTGGGGCGGCGAAACCTGGGGGCTTGAGGAAAAGCTGGCGGAAGGAGGCTTCACCGTGCCGCGAGCTGCGCAAAAATTTCCGCGCGTGCCTTGCACGTCGATTTTCATGCACTTCAAGCTTCAGCACGACGGCCGATATGCACCCTGCGTGGCCGCCGTTCCAGATTACCTGCCGAGTGAAGAACGGCACAAGGTCGCCTACATCGGAGATGCCCGCGAGATCACGTTCATGGAAGCGTGGCAACGACTGAGCGACATGCGTCAGGCACATTTGCGCGGCGAGTGGGATCGCTATGAGTGTTGCAGCAGCTGCAATATCTGGGGCCTCTTTACGAACGGATGGGAGGATCGCGGAGTCAACCTTCCTGACAGACCGCGGTTTCACGTGCCCGGGATCGAGATCGCGCAGTAG
- a CDS encoding ABC transporter ATP-binding protein produces the protein MESGGIVAVGCRGVSKRFAIVQAGQLWRVALGLSGNMESFEALHDVTFDVPKGQFVGVLGRNGAGKSTLLRVIGGVYPAENGFVTINGALSGLYELGIVGNSQATGREYADRLLTVHGFAKRERERMILDIHEFSELSDRFEDPVQTYSAGMAARLYFSTATAGRYSVYLLDEILSVGDQHFQAKCWRRLQDRLAHGASGILVTHDWSAVLKLCQTAHVLDRGRIVFSGPSERATRIYLYGDNAVGEMRRDLAAFIKRPPALVNARQGEDFVVAADLEIFQPCDVCFGFVIERMQPGFGWETVIVTKRPIPVGSQPGRYRVEARVPRLPIEPQTYQVSLQLSSPDPGATGQFVLLDSVGWLSGNGIALEVVGESNTQLLNAIWKVAAA, from the coding sequence ATGGAATCGGGCGGAATTGTCGCGGTAGGTTGTCGCGGCGTGAGCAAGCGATTCGCCATCGTCCAAGCTGGGCAGCTCTGGCGCGTTGCGCTGGGATTATCTGGCAACATGGAGAGCTTCGAGGCGCTGCATGATGTCACCTTCGATGTGCCCAAGGGACAATTTGTCGGAGTCCTCGGTCGGAATGGCGCCGGAAAATCGACGTTGCTTCGCGTTATTGGTGGAGTATATCCCGCCGAAAATGGATTCGTCACGATTAACGGCGCTCTGTCAGGACTCTATGAGCTCGGGATCGTAGGCAACTCGCAAGCGACGGGACGCGAATATGCGGATCGGCTGCTCACCGTTCATGGCTTTGCCAAGCGCGAGCGAGAGCGCATGATCCTCGACATTCATGAATTTTCCGAACTCAGTGATCGCTTCGAAGATCCCGTCCAGACCTATTCAGCCGGAATGGCTGCGCGGCTCTATTTCTCGACCGCGACGGCCGGCCGGTATTCAGTCTATCTGCTCGACGAAATCCTCTCGGTCGGTGATCAGCATTTTCAGGCCAAATGCTGGCGTCGGCTTCAGGACCGGTTAGCCCATGGCGCTTCCGGGATTCTCGTCACGCATGATTGGAGTGCAGTGTTGAAGCTTTGCCAGACGGCGCATGTGCTCGACCGCGGCCGTATTGTTTTCAGCGGGCCTTCGGAACGAGCGACAAGAATCTATCTGTATGGCGATAATGCCGTCGGCGAAATGCGCCGAGATCTGGCTGCATTCATCAAGAGGCCGCCCGCGTTGGTCAATGCCCGCCAGGGCGAGGACTTCGTTGTTGCTGCCGATTTGGAGATATTTCAGCCCTGCGACGTCTGCTTTGGCTTCGTTATCGAGCGGATGCAGCCCGGCTTTGGTTGGGAGACCGTCATCGTGACGAAACGGCCAATTCCGGTTGGTTCCCAGCCAGGCCGTTATCGGGTTGAAGCCCGGGTACCGCGCCTGCCGATTGAGCCGCAAACTTATCAGGTCAGTCTTCAGCTCAGTTCGCCCGATCCGGGGGCGACAGGACAATTCGTCCTCCTCGATAGCGTCGGATGGTTGTCCGGCAATGGGATCGCGCTCGAGGTGGTTGGCGAGAGCAATACTCAACTTCTCAATGCGATCTGGAAAGTCGCCGCGGCATGA
- a CDS encoding ABC transporter ATP-binding protein has protein sequence MSASVNVEHVSKSFVLAQHGGYTGLFEALRAGKPSVTQREIHALQNISFSIGPGERVGIIGRNGAGKTTLLSLLAGITQPTTGKIGVVGHVHAMLTIGMVLREEATGRENILLDGAVHGHSRDFIEELAPKIVEFAELGDFIDRPVRTYSSGMKARLAFAMGAFTKSDILIIDETLSVGDAAFSRKATRRMKQLAGEGQIVIAVSHSMGAIADICDRCLWLDNGRLIMDGPADEVTKAYVQTVDKADEAELAQKFQNTDFGEPRTECGTITGVEIQQHGAPIGASARALVPIEITVCGQLMNPRGRADIELRCTRVDGRLIWVDRLSAHDGWLQHRLPFEVSVRMEPLVLGENLFRLDAILLDDRGLSCGLSRVFEVVDHDPPIGGRPMLNVSPVINVHALEEANQ, from the coding sequence ATGAGCGCGTCAGTCAATGTCGAGCATGTGTCCAAATCCTTTGTTTTGGCGCAGCACGGTGGCTACACGGGCCTTTTCGAAGCGTTGCGGGCAGGCAAGCCCTCGGTCACACAACGGGAGATTCATGCTCTCCAAAATATCTCGTTTTCCATTGGGCCCGGTGAGCGGGTCGGCATTATCGGACGAAATGGAGCCGGCAAAACTACTCTCTTGTCATTGCTAGCCGGTATTACACAGCCGACTACCGGCAAGATTGGGGTCGTCGGGCACGTGCACGCCATGCTCACAATAGGCATGGTCTTGCGCGAAGAAGCCACAGGCCGGGAGAATATCCTGCTTGACGGCGCGGTGCATGGTCATTCGCGGGATTTCATTGAGGAGCTGGCACCCAAAATCGTGGAGTTTGCGGAACTCGGTGATTTCATCGACCGACCAGTTCGAACCTATTCGTCCGGCATGAAGGCTCGGCTGGCGTTCGCGATGGGGGCGTTCACGAAGTCGGACATTCTGATCATCGACGAGACTCTCTCAGTCGGAGATGCTGCCTTTTCGCGCAAAGCAACCCGCAGGATGAAGCAGCTGGCGGGCGAGGGCCAGATCGTGATTGCCGTAAGCCATAGCATGGGGGCGATTGCCGACATTTGCGATCGGTGCCTGTGGCTGGACAATGGTCGTCTGATCATGGATGGCCCCGCGGATGAGGTCACGAAGGCCTATGTACAGACGGTAGACAAAGCCGATGAGGCCGAGTTGGCGCAAAAATTCCAGAACACGGATTTCGGCGAGCCTCGTACAGAGTGCGGGACAATTACAGGCGTTGAGATACAACAGCACGGAGCCCCGATAGGCGCTTCCGCCCGTGCCCTGGTTCCGATCGAAATCACCGTGTGCGGCCAGCTGATGAATCCCAGGGGACGCGCTGACATTGAGCTACGCTGTACCCGAGTCGATGGTCGCTTAATCTGGGTAGATCGCTTGTCGGCCCACGATGGCTGGCTTCAGCACCGCCTGCCGTTCGAAGTGAGTGTCCGGATGGAGCCGCTAGTCCTTGGAGAAAATCTATTCAGGCTCGATGCGATACTCCTCGATGACCGGGGTCTGTCGTGCGGCTTGTCGCGAGTATTTGAAGTGGTGGATCATGACCCGCCCATCGGGGGGCGACCGATGCTCAATGTCTCGCCAGTAATCAACGTTCACGCCCTTGAGGAGGCCAATCAATGA
- a CDS encoding ABC transporter permease, producing the protein MILAGFDQRDFAMLKSLFRMNLGDRFLGSKLGLVWAVLSPLMLMGIFCFVFTVVFPGRLPGKEGAIPFLIWLISGYGPWLAVNEGLMSATNSVVANSGVVKNVAFKSEILPIVGAMMGVVPLLVAIVVVLGLQIVGGELPKWTLILLPFAMIIQLVFLSGIGLFLAALNVFVRDTALILPNLLQIILFASPIFYVLTAYPAFVRPLLVCNPFYALAEFYRAIIVDGKLPELWMITYLAAVSIALFVGGLWWFRRLKLFFDSRL; encoded by the coding sequence ATGATCCTTGCGGGTTTTGACCAACGCGACTTTGCCATGCTTAAGAGCCTGTTTCGGATGAATCTCGGGGATCGCTTTCTGGGGTCCAAGCTGGGGCTTGTTTGGGCTGTGCTGTCGCCCCTTATGCTTATGGGCATCTTCTGTTTCGTGTTCACTGTTGTCTTTCCGGGACGCCTGCCCGGGAAGGAGGGGGCTATCCCCTTCCTGATTTGGCTGATCAGCGGTTATGGTCCGTGGCTCGCCGTGAACGAGGGTCTCATGAGCGCCACGAATTCCGTCGTTGCCAACAGCGGTGTGGTGAAGAACGTCGCATTCAAGTCCGAGATTTTGCCGATCGTTGGAGCCATGATGGGCGTCGTGCCGCTTCTCGTGGCAATAGTAGTTGTTCTCGGATTGCAGATTGTCGGTGGCGAGCTTCCCAAATGGACATTGATCCTTTTGCCGTTCGCAATGATCATTCAACTAGTGTTCTTGTCCGGAATCGGTCTGTTTCTGGCAGCATTAAATGTTTTTGTCCGTGATACGGCTTTGATTCTGCCAAACCTGCTTCAGATTATCCTGTTCGCTTCGCCGATTTTCTATGTACTAACCGCCTATCCGGCGTTCGTCCGGCCGCTTCTGGTCTGCAATCCATTCTATGCTCTGGCCGAATTCTATCGAGCCATTATCGTCGATGGCAAGCTGCCGGAGTTGTGGATGATCACTTATCTGGCGGCGGTCTCGATAGCTCTGTTCGTGGGCGGCCTATGGTGGTTCCGAAGGCTCAAGCTGTTCTTTGATTCAAGACTTTGA